From the genome of Limnochordia bacterium:
TTAACCATATAGTGCGATGAAAGGAACTTCTTGTTCACAGAAATAGCAATCCGTGTTATACTTGATTCATTGAATGAACTAAACTAGCGGTATGTCAAACTACCAGGAGGATGGTCGTGGCTAAGACCGGACGGTGTGGGCTTAGCAGCGTAGATCACGCGCGGAAGCATGTGGTAAGGAGGACGGACTGTAATAATGCGAGATATAGTCTTGCTTAGCAATAAGGAGAATAACTGAAATGAGTCTATTTGGATTAGATATTGGTGGGACCAAGTGTGCCGTGATTAAAGCTAATGAGGACAACAGGCCAAACACTGTGAAACGTTTTGCTACTTCGGATGTAAACACAGCTTTACAGATGCTTTTCAATGCCATCGTGGATCTAGGCATAGAATCCGAACCCATATTTGGGGTCTCGTGTGGTGGCCCCCTAGATACGAAGAAAGGACTGATCCTTTCTCCGCCTAACCTGCCGGGCTGGGACGAAATCCCTATTGTTGATCTGTTGGAGGAACGTTTTGGCGGTAAGGCCTATCTGATGAATGATGCTGATGCTAGTGCCATTGCTGAATGGAAATTTGGTGCCGGTCGAGGGAGTGAAAGCATGGTCTTTCTCACCTTTGGTACTGGTATGGGTGCCGGCTTAATCCTTGATGGGCGTTTGTATACTGGAAGCCTTGGATTGGCCGGTGAGGTTGGACACATTAGAATGGCCGAGACGGGCCCCAAGGGACATAATAAGTACGGATCCTTTGAGGGATTTTGCAGTGGGGGAGGAATTGCTCAATTGGCTCAGGAACGGGCAAGAAAGCTACAAGGTAAGGTCAGCTTCAATCCTGGAACCATTGATCAGATTACCACAAAGGATGTGGGGGAAGCTGCTGCCCGCGGCGACGATATAGCCCAGGAGATACTAGCCCTTTCAGGCAGCTATCTGGGGATGGGCTTGGCAATCCTTATCGACTTACTAAATCCAGAGGCCATTGTCCTTGGCAGTATCTACGGACGATGCCAACAGTTCCTTGAACCAACCATGCGCCAGGTCTTATCCGAAGAGGCGTTGCCAATGTCCCTTGCGGCATGTCGTATTCTTCCTGCTGCTTTGGGCGAGGAGATTGGCAACTACGCGGCAATCTCCGCAGCTTTGTATTCCACAGGACGTTTTTAGGAGGCAGTCCAATGACCGATCGCAATATTGACGCAAATAGAGCCAATGATACAGCCTATACCCATTCCCAGGAGTCAGACCGCAAAGCTTCGTTTAATCTGCAGAGGACTCTCAAACAGCTTGTAGACTACAAGAATAGTGCTGTTCCGGTAATTGGGTTTGTGGATCATGAGTCTTTCTCCGAAGAGCTTGTTTCTTTCTTGAATCAGCTTCTAAGTAGAGGGTGTATCGACTATTTGATCTTAGACGGTGAGGTATTGCCGGAGGAATTTGAGTTAGCCATGCATGGACAGTTGGGTCAAGGCTCTGCTAATAAGCAGGTAGTTACACATCTTAACGAAGCGGTACGGAAGGCCGCATGGGATGGTCTGGGTCTAGGGGCAGGAGTAGGTCGATTCATGAGGAATCATTCCGAGCACTTTTCCCAACTGGAGTACTCTATGTCTTACAATGCTTGGCACGCGGGTGTCCCATGTTGTGTATATCCTGAGTTGACACCTTTAGGTCTGTGGCGATCCTCTAATACGGCTGCGTGGGGTGCTACCCTGGGCCAGGATCTTGCTTGTCTAGCCGGCTTTCTAGCAAAGACAAAGGAGATTGCCCTAGTAGGTACAACTGGTCTAGCACCAATGCGAAGGCTCTTGGAGGTCCTTGGTTTTGACGTGGGGGTTAGTGGGGTCGAAGTGGATGTGCTACGAACACCGCTTGCCATGGAAAGCCTATCGCAAGACCTCTGTTATAATCCGGTTTGCAGCAAGAGCGAAGGGAGCAATAAGCCTTG
Proteins encoded in this window:
- a CDS encoding ROK family protein, which produces MSLFGLDIGGTKCAVIKANEDNRPNTVKRFATSDVNTALQMLFNAIVDLGIESEPIFGVSCGGPLDTKKGLILSPPNLPGWDEIPIVDLLEERFGGKAYLMNDADASAIAEWKFGAGRGSESMVFLTFGTGMGAGLILDGRLYTGSLGLAGEVGHIRMAETGPKGHNKYGSFEGFCSGGGIAQLAQERARKLQGKVSFNPGTIDQITTKDVGEAAARGDDIAQEILALSGSYLGMGLAILIDLLNPEAIVLGSIYGRCQQFLEPTMRQVLSEEALPMSLAACRILPAALGEEIGNYAAISAALYSTGRF
- a CDS encoding SIS domain-containing protein; protein product: MTDRNIDANRANDTAYTHSQESDRKASFNLQRTLKQLVDYKNSAVPVIGFVDHESFSEELVSFLNQLLSRGCIDYLILDGEVLPEEFELAMHGQLGQGSANKQVVTHLNEAVRKAAWDGLGLGAGVGRFMRNHSEHFSQLEYSMSYNAWHAGVPCCVYPELTPLGLWRSSNTAAWGATLGQDLACLAGFLAKTKEIALVGTTGLAPMRRLLEVLGFDVGVSGVEVDVLRTPLAMESLSQDLCYNPVCSKSEGSNKPWVLQEFERRNPHLLDVSGDLLRAFSACRLSLEQGGTIYVYGNGGSMADALHISGELLKSYLLPREIDQARKERLQTCWGGSELAANLEGGLRCVVLGLNPALSTAVDNDFSIRYMQPVQELWALGRPNDVFIGISTSGNAANIAYLTQVAHVKDMTVIGLTGPDGGKLAQMADISIKAPGQGTDRIQEHHILIYHCLCQMLEEHFFGKARL